One segment of Anomalospiza imberbis isolate Cuckoo-Finch-1a 21T00152 chromosome 2, ASM3175350v1, whole genome shotgun sequence DNA contains the following:
- the LOC137468920 gene encoding uncharacterized protein isoform X6, with protein MKSNRADITKKLLCGIAHHPVPGDHDGSESEEDDLEEENKKSLCTFSKGPEDPVTVCEEQPKSSDESLKEAAGVSRESFLVTEPEVSVMSNSAWKNELPVESDSLLLRDVKPFCTENLTKNALDDKEAKQRHCNLCSFLAISNDKNSIQETEGISKDYDVSLLTTENKLGSCQITCEPDLEAKLVNLNSEEKKISQCCNSNVLNNVPDNTEGKCPLKAEEISSNAWAFFSINLSTEESQMGFNTEVSLSPCSEDKCVNEQKSQKVRKPEQTHTNSSAELNCYQSNEGLVKENYNEAETEEAGNVISNGLSASPNGKVHFDSLVEARAAYMQGSSEVDVPINDATPITLKRKRCRRIVNLAPKFNLPRQIFAHTEEEKDILIREDIPQNSVLEVRQKYFLSKNCGEVHEQDHALQEYSSPALDADALLHNISYIHSGQCSPISKYACRVWVDSKTKEEQATILQPQQVVNKKEDEGEHVSSEVTNGQPDNLSSVKVVFEYLEDSTTLASCSENANGADDSEPAKTSQLEDYQDADVKCSFLGLPLSLGFAFQLVQLFGSPGLPLESLLPDDYIVPLDWKVSKMIYLLWKTSVEEKQKTNGLQNEDGLTNDVINIEDLNKNHQGNQDSSETLSDMELCQDVIEENIITCSGCLDAAFHQS; from the exons atGAAAAGTAATCGTGCAGATATTACAAAAAAATTGTTATGTGGAATAGCTCATCATCCAGTTCCAGGTGACCATGATGGATCAGAAAGTGAAGAGGATGActtggaagaagaaaacaaaaaatcattGTGTACTTTCAGCAAAGGCCCAGAGGACCCAGTAACAGTTTGCGAAGAGCAGCCTAAGAGTAGTGATGAAAGCCTAAAAGAAGCTGCCGGAGTTTCAAGAGAGAGTTTTCTGGTCACTGAGCCTGAGGTCTCAGTGATGTCAAATAGTGCATGGAAAAATGAATTGCCTGTAGAAAGTGACAGTTTGCTTTTAAGAGATGTAAAACCTTTTTGTACTGAAAACCTAACCAAAAATGCATTAGATGATAAggaagcaaagcaaaggcacTGCAATCTCTGCAGTTTCCTAGCAATAAGCAATGATAAAAATTCCATCCAGGAAACAGAAGGCATTTCTAAAGACTATGATGTGTCGTTGTTAACCACAGAAAACAAACTGGGATCATGTCAAATTACATGTGAACCTGACTTGGAAGCCAAGCTGGTAAATTtaaacagtgaagaaaaaaaaatctctcagtGTTGCAATTCAAATGTACTTAATAATGTGCCTGATAACACAGAGGGCAAATGCCCattaaaagcagaagaaattagCTCAAATgcctgggcttttttttcaattaatttatcTACTGAGGAGTCGCAGATGGGCTTCAATACTGaagtttctctctctccttgcTCTGAGGACAAATGTGTAAATGAACAAAAATCTCAAAAAGTGAGGAAACCTGAACAGACTCACACAAACAGTTCAGCAGAGCTAAACTGCTATCAGTCAAATGAGGGATTGGTAAAGGAAAACTATAATGAAGCAGAAACTGAGGAAGCTGGCAATGTAATAAGCAATGGTCTGTCTGCATCTCCAAATGGTAAAGTGCACTTTGATTCCCTAGTGGAAGCCAGGGCTGCCTACATGCAGGGTTCAAGTGAAGTAGATGTGCCAATAAATGATGCCACACCAATTACACTGAAGAGGAAGAGATGCAGGAGAATTGTCAACTTAGCACCAAAGTTTAACCTACCAAGACAGATCTTTGCTCAtacagaggaagagaaggacATCCTGATAAGAGAAGATATTCCCCAAAATAGTGTTTTAGAAGTGAGGCAAAAATACTTTCTAAGCAAGAACTGTGGAGAAGTACATGAACAGGACCATGCATTACAGGAATATTCCTCACCCGCTCTGGATGCAGATGCTCTGTTACATAATATTTCTTACATTCATTCAGGACAATGTTCTCCTATATCAAAATATGCCTGCAGGGTTTGGGTAGATTCCAAAACAAAGGAGGAGCAAGCTACAATTCTTCAACCACAACAGGTAGTTAATAAAAAAGAGGATGAGGGTGAACATGTTTCTTCGGAGGTTACAAATGGCCAACCAGATAATTTGTCTTCTGTTAAAGTTGTTTTTGAATATCTAGAAGATTCTACTACATTGGCAAGCTGCAGTGaaaatgcaaatggagcagatgACTCTGAGCCAGCAAAGACATCACAACTTGAAGATTATCAAGATGCAGATGTGAAATGCAGTTTTCTGGGACTTCCCTTATCATTAGGATTTGCTTTTCAACTTGTGCAGCTCTTTGGTTCTCCAGGTCTTCCACTGG aaTCCTTGTTGCCAGATGATTATATAGTTCCCCTTGACTGGAAAGTTTCAAAGATGATCTATTTACTGTGGAAGACCTCTGTGGAG gaaaaacagaaaacaaacgGATTGCAGAATGAAGATGGCTTGACTA atGATGTTATTAATATTGAAGATCTAAATAAAAATCACCAAGGTAATCAAGATTCTTCTGAAACACTATCAGACATGGAGCTATGTCAAGATGTGATAGAGGAGAACATCATAACCTGCAGTGGCTGTCTGGATGCTGCATTTCATCAGTCATGA